In Tachysurus vachellii isolate PV-2020 chromosome 1, HZAU_Pvac_v1, whole genome shotgun sequence, a genomic segment contains:
- the bsg gene encoding basigin isoform X2 has protein sequence MLFLWALGVVLFSFQQAFAGTAGFIKSPMSQTKLVGDSAVMHCEVIGNPIPEIQWWFIEGDEPNETASQLFEGAQHDRVRINTTYIQHGASTLLLFNLTFDDTGVYECRASNDPDRNALRTLPKVKWIRSQANVIVFEKPVILVNPKEVNNQTSATLSCNFTNPASPVTSHYWKKNGKTIESTKKDGAELYTEYTISKIETNSGKYSCLFVSETPAEAVIEVKSSPHILAHKHSENANENDKAVLLCECHSYPLITDWFWEKTDDSGEKMSIVNGTGRYVIKSTPYNSTLTIEDLNNEDAAIYMCFGMNELGNATDKIHLRVRSRLAALWPFLGIVAEVIILVTIIFIYEKRRKPDEITDDDDSGSAPLKSNSAANHKDKNVRQRNSN, from the exons ATGTTGTTTCTGTGGGCGCttggtgttgttttgtttagttttcagcAGGCCTTTGCGGGGACAG CGGGCTTCATAAAGTCCCCCATGTCCCAGACAAAGCTGGTAGGTGACAGTGCAGTTATGCACTGTGAAGTGATAGGGAACCCCATCCCAGAGATACAGTGGTGGTTTATAGAGGGGGATGAGCCCAATGAGACGGCCTCTCAGCTCTTTGAAGGAGCTCAGCATGATCGTGTGCGCATCAACACCACCTACATCCAACATGGTGCCAGTACCCTGCTTCTCTTCAACCTCACTTTTGACGACACTGGTGTTTACGAGTGCCGCGCTTCCAATGACCCAGACCGCAACGCCCTGAGGACACTGCCCAAAGTCAAGTGGATCCGCTCACAGGCCAATGTTATTGTATTTGAAA AGCCTGTGATTTTGGTTAATCCAAAAGAGGTGAACAACCAGACCTCTGCCACACTCAGCTGTAATTTTACCAACCCTGCGTCTCCAGTCACAAGCCactactggaaaaaaaatggcaaGACTATTGAGAGCACCAAGAAGGATGGAGCAGAGCTCTACACTGAGTACAC CATTTCGAAGATTGAGACCAACTCTGGAAAATATTCATGTCTCTTTGTGTCTGAGACACCAGCTGAAGCAGTTATCGAAGTGAAAA GTTCTCCTCATATTTTGGCACACAAGCACTCTGAGAATGCTAATGAGAATGACAAGGCAGTTCTGCTATGTGAGTGCCACAGCTACCCTCTGATCACTGACTGGTTTTGGGAGAAAACCGATGATTCTGGCGAGAAAATG TCCATCGTGAATGGTACTGGGAGGTATGTAATCAAAAGCACACCATACAATTCCACACTGACCATCGAGGACCTGAATAACGAAGATGCAGCTATCTATATGTGCTTTGGGATGAATGAGCTGGGAAACGCAACCGATAAGATCCACCTACGTGTGCGTAGCCGTTTAGCTGCTCTCTGGCCATTCCTTGGTATTGTGGCCGAGGTCATCATCCTTGTCACCATCATTTTCATCTACGAGAAGCGGAGAAAGCCTGATGAGATTACCGACG